Proteins found in one Microtus pennsylvanicus isolate mMicPen1 chromosome 14, mMicPen1.hap1, whole genome shotgun sequence genomic segment:
- the Fos gene encoding protein c-Fos: MMFSGFNADYEASSSRCSSASPAGDNLSYYHSPADSFSSMGSPVNAQDFCSDLSVSSANFIPTVTAISTSPDLQWLVQPTLVSSVAPSQTRAPHPYGVPTPSTGAYSRTGLVKTMSGGRAQSIGRRGKVEQLSPEEEEKRRIRRERNKMAAAKCRNRRRELTDTLQAETDQLEEEKSALQTEIANLLKEKEKLEFILAAHRPACKMPDDLGFPEEMSVASLDLTGGLPEAATPESEEAFSLPLLNDPEPKTSLEPVKSISNVELKAEPFDDFLYPSLSRPSGSETARSVPDMDLSGSFYAADWEPLHSSSLGMGPMVTELEPLCTPVVTCTPSCATYTSSFVFTYPEADSFPSCAAAHRKGSSSNEPSSDSLSSPTLLAL, encoded by the exons ATGATGTTCTCCGGTTTCAACGCCGACTACGAGGCATCATCCTCCCGGTGCAGCAGTGCCTCCCCGGCCGGGGACAATCTTTCCTACTACCATTCCCCAGCCgactccttctccagcatgggATCCCCTGTCAACGCACAG gaCTTCTGTTCAGATCTGTCCGTTTCCAGTGCCAACTTTATCCCCACGGTGACAGCCATCTCCACCAGCCCAGACCTGCAGTGGCTGGTGCAGCCCACCCTGGTCTCCTCCGTGGCCCCATCGCAGACCAGAGCGCCCCATCCCTACGGAGTCCCCACCCCGTCAACTGGGGCTTACTCCAGGACCGGACTGGTGAAGACCATGTCAGGCGGCAGAGCGCAGAGCATTGGCAGGAGAGGCAAAGTAGAGCAG ttGTCTCCCGAAGAGGAAGAGAAACGGAGAATCCGAAGGGAGAGGAATAAGATGGCTGCAGCCAAATGCCGGAATCGGAGGAGGGAGCTGACTGATACTCTCCAAGCG GAGACAGACCAACTTGAAGAGGAGAAGTCTGCCTTGCAGACGGAGATTGCCAATCtgctgaaagagaaggaaaaactggAGTTCATTTTGGCAGCCCAccgacctgcctgcaagatgccCGATGACCTGGGCTTCCCAGAAGAGATGTCGGTGGCTTCCCTGGATTTGACTGGGGGTCTGCCTGAGGCTGCTACCCCAGAGTCTGAGGAGGCCTTCTCACTGCCTCTTCTCAATGACCCTGAGCCCAAGACATCGCTGGAGCCAGTCAAGAGCATCAGCAATGTGGAGCTGAAGGCTGAGCCCTTCGATGACTTCTTGTACCCATCACTATCCCGACCCAGTGGCTCTGAGACCGCCCGATCTGTGCCAGACATGGACCTGTCCGGTTCCTTCTATGCAGCAGACTGGGAGCCCCTACACAGCAGCTCCCTGGGGATGGGGCCCATGGTCACAGAGCTGGAGCCCCTATGCACCCCGGTGGTCACCTGTACTCCCAGCTGTGCTACTTACACGTCTTCCTTTGTCTTCACCTACCCGGAGGCTGACTCCTTCCCTAGCTGTGCAGCTGCCCACCGGAAGGGCAGCAGCAGCAACGAGCCCTCCTCTGACTCCCTCAGCTCACCCACACTACTCGCCCTGTGA